Below is a window of Leisingera sp. S132 DNA.
GCCTCCAGCCCGCCCGGCCCGGCACCGACGATCACCACCTTCTTGCGCGCCTCTGCCGGGGCGATCTGATGCGGCATAGTGAGTTCGCGCCCGGTCGCCGCATTGTGGATGCACAGCGCCTCCCCTGCTTGATAGATCCGGTCCAGGCAATATGTGGCGCCGACGCAGGGGCGGATATCATCCTCGCGCCCCTCCATGATCTTCTTCACAATATGCGGATCGGCCATATGGGCGCGGGTCATGCCCACCATGTCCAGAAGGCCGCTGGCAACCGCATGCCGGGCCGTTGCCACATCGGGAATCCGGGCTGCGTGGAAGGTGGGCATACCTGTTGCCTTCTTCACCTCGCCTGCGAAATCCAGATGCGGCGCCGACTTCATGCCCTGGACCGGAATCACGTCGGTCATTGCAGGGTCCGTGTGGATGCGGCCGCGGATCACGTTGAGGAAGTCCACCATGCCGCTGGCTGCCAGCCGCTTGGAGATCTCCAGCCCTTCTTCCGGAGTGATCCCGCCTTCTTCCGCCTCATCCGCCGTGTAGCGCAGGCCGACGATGAATTCACTGCCCACCCGCCCCCGCACTGCCTGCAGCACATCCATCGGAAACTTCATACGGCTGTCCAGGGTCCGGCCGCCGTAAGGCCCGTCCAGATCATTGGTCAGCGGCGACCAGAACTGGTCCAGCAAATGGCCGTAGACCTGCAGCTCGATCCCGTCCATACCGCCTTCCTTCATCCGCTCCGCCGCATCGGCAAAGTCGGAGATGATGCGGGTGATATCCCAGTCCTCGGCCAATTTCGGAAACGACCGGTGCGCGGGCTCGCGGTGGCGCGAGGAACTGACGGACGGCAGCCAGTCGCCCTTGCTCCAGCCGGTGCGGCGGCCCAGGTGGGTGAGCTGAATCATGGCTGCCGCGCCATGATCATGCACTTGGTCGGTCAGGTTGCGGATCCAGGGAACCACTTCATCCTTGTAGGCCAGGATATTGTTGAACACCGGCGGGCTGTCGCGGCTGACCGCGGCGGAGCCGGCTGTCATGGTCAGCGCGACACCCGCCTTGGCCCGTTCCGCGTGATAAGCCGCATAGCGCTCCTTTGGCATGCCATCCTCCGGATAAGCCGGTTCATGGCTGGTGGTCATGATCCGGTTGCGAAGCGTCAGATGCTTCAGCTGATAGGGCTGCAGCAGCGGATCCTTGGACATGGCAGGCGTCTCCTGGAACAGTATCTTGGCATAGCGGTAAGGCGTGTCGCCCGCCACTCTCGACACTTATGTCAATTAAAACACCACACCTGTCAAGAAAAGTTGCGCGAGCCCCGCGCCGCTGCTATGGCTGGCGGATGGATACACAGGACATCACGCGCCCGCGGTTGAGCGAAGAGGATTGGCTGACAGCCGCCTATCAGGTGCTGACCGAAAGCGGTGTAGAAGCGGTGAAGGTGATGCCGCTGGCCAAACGCCTTGGCGTGTCGCGCACCAGTTTCTATTGGCATTTCAAAGACCGCGAGGAGCTGCTGGAAGCTATGGTGCGGCGCTGGGAGGAACGGAATACCGGAAATCTCGTGGCCCGCACCGAAGCCTATGCCGAGAGCATCGCCGAGGCGATGTTCAACCTGTTCGACTGCTGGATCGACCCGGAGCTGTTTGATGCCCGGCTGGACCTCGCCATACGCAACTGGGCGCGCAACGACAGCCGCCTGCAAGCGCGGCTGAACCTCGCCGATGCCCGGCGTGAACAGGCCATGACAGATATGTTCGTGCGCTTCGGCTATCCCGAGACGGACGCGGTGATTCGGGCGCGGGCCATGATCTATACTCAGATCGGCTATATCTCGATGCAGGTGCATGAAGGCACGGAATACCGGATTTCGCTGATGCCCGGCTGGATCAAAGTCTTCACAGGCACCAGCCCCGAACAGCGGGAACTTGACCGGTTCCTGGCCCGGCACCGATAGGGGCAGGCCGCTGCACTTTCATTGAAACGGGCACCGCCGCCTGCAAGGCAGGCATCACAGATGCCTGCCTTGCAGTTGGGCCGGGCGCCGCGCCTGAAGGGCGCGGCGCGGGTCGCTTCGGGCAAGGCCCGAAGCGAAACACCTCAGCACCATTTGCGTCTGCGCCCCCGAACCCGCAAGGCACTGCCGCGCCGGGCGCCAGCCCGGCGCGGCCAAAAGAAACGGGCGCGGAACCAATGGTTCCCCGCCCGCCCGGTTTCCTCGGCCAGATCTGCCGGATTACTCGGCTGCGATCTGCCCTTCGATTTTTTCCACCTTCACCGCCGAGAATTTGAACTCGGGGATCTTGCCGTAGGGGTCCAGCGCCGGGTTGGTCAGAATGTTGGCTGCTGCTTCCACATATGCGAAGGGCACAAACACCATGTCCTCGGCAATGGCCCGGTCGGCCCGTGCCATGATCTCGATCGAGCCGCGGCGGGTCGAGAGGCGTATCATCTCACCCGGCTCGATGCCCATCATCATGAGCGTGCGCGGATTGAGCGAGCAGTTCGCCTCCGGCTCCACCGCATCCAGTACCTTGGAGCGGCGGGTCATCGACCCGGTGTGCCAATGCTCCAGCTGGCGGCCGGTGGTCATGATCATCGGGTAGTCCGCATCCGGCGCCTCATCCGGCGGGATCACCGATGCCGGGGTGAAGCGGGCACGGCCCTCGGGGCGCGGGAAGCCGTCGCCGAACACAATCGCCTGACCGGGGTCGGTCTCATGCAGCGACGGATAGGTGATGGTCTCGGTTTCCAGCCGCTCCCAGGTGATGTTGTTGAGTGACTTCATGTTCAGCTTCATCTCGGCAAAGACTTCGCTGACATCCTTGTAGTCCCACGGCAGGCCGATGCGCTGCGCAAGCTCAACAGTCACCTGCCAGTCCTCGCGCGCCTCGCCCGGAGGCGGAACGGCGGGGCGCACACGCTGCACCTGGCGGTTGGTGTTCGACACGGTGCCGTTCTTTTCATACAGCGCCGAGGCCGGCAGGATGATGTCGGCATAGTTTGCCGTCTCGGTCAGGAAAATGTCCTGAACGATCATCAGCTCCAGCTTGGCAAAGGCGTCACGCGCGTGATCCGCATCCGGGTCGGACATCGCCGGGTTTTCGCCCTGGATGTACATGCCCTTGATGTTGCCAGCATAGGCCTGGTCGACGATCTCGGTCACGGTGAGGCCCTTCTCGTTCGAGAAGTCGCCGCCGCCCCAGACATCAGTAAAGCTCTTGCGGACATCATCCGAGGTCACGGTCTGATAATCAGGCAGGAACATCGGGATGAGGCCCGCGTCGGACGCACCCTGCACGTTGTTCTGGCCGCGCAGCGGGTGCAGGCCTGCACCCGGTTTGCCCACGTTGCCAGTCATCAGCGCCAGCGAGATCAGGCAGCGCGAGTTGTCGGTGCCGTGGATGTGCTGGGACACACCCATGCCCCAGAAGATCAGGCCAGCCTTGCCACCCGCAAAGGTGCGTGCAACGCTGCGCAGCTGCTCAGGGGAGACGCCGCAGATTTCCGACATCTTCTCAGGCGTGAATTGCGCCAGATGCTGTTTTTCCGCTTCCCAGTTCTCGGTGTATTTGTCGATGTATTCCTGGTCGTACAGGCCTTCCTCGACGATCACGCTCATGATCGCGTTCAGCATCGACACGTCCGCGCCAGGACGGAACTGCACCATTTCGGTTGCAAACCGGCGCAGGCCGACGCCGCGCGGATCCATCACGATCAGCTTGCCGCCGCGCTTGGTGAACTGCTTGAAATAGGTCGCAGCCACCGGGTGGTTCTCGATCGGATTGGAGCCGATGACGATCGCCACGTCGGCGTTTTCGATCTCGTTGAAGGTCGCGGTCACAGCGCCGGAGCCCACGTTTTCGATCAGCGCCGCAACGGACGACGCATGGCACAGACGGGTGCAGTGGTCGACGTTGTTGTGCTTGAAACCCTGGCGGATGAACTTCTGGAAGAGATAGGCCTCTTCGTTGGTGCATTTCGCAGAGCCGAAGCCCGCAACCGATTTCGGGTTCTCATCGCGCAAACGCATCAAGCCCTTGGCGGCCAGATCCATCGCCTCTTCCCAGGATGCTTCGCGGAAATGGGTCGAGAGGTTACCGGGATCGACGTTCAGGCCTTTGGCGGGCGCATCGTCGCGGCGGATCAGCGGCTTGGTCAGACGGTGCGGGTGGTGGATGTAGTCAAAGCCGAAGCGGCCCTTTACACATAGGCGGCCTTCGTTTGCCGGGCCGTTGATGCCCTCGACATGCTTGACCTTGCCATCCTTGACCTTGAGCGAAACCTTGCAGCCGACGCCGCAGAACGGGCAGACGCTTTCGGTTTCGCTATCGTAGTCCTTGCTGTCGCCAACCTGGTTGTCATCCAGCACGGTGGCGGGCATCAGCGCGCCGGTCGGGCAGGCCTGCACACATTCACCGCAAGCAACGCAGGTGGACTGGCCCATCGGGTCAGCGATATCGAAAGTCGGATAGGCATCGTGGCCTCGGCCGGCCATACCGATCACGTCGTTCACCTGTACTTCACGGCAGGCACGCACGCACAGGCCGCAGGAGATACAGGCGTCCAGGTTCACCTTCATGGCGACATGGCTGTCATCGAGGAGCGGAATACGGCCCTCTTCCAGCTTGGGGAAGCGGCTCTCGGTGACGCCGTTCAGCTCGGCCATGTCCCACATGTGGGAGGACTTGTCGTGCGCCTCTTCCCGCTTGGGCTGGTCGGCCACCAGAAGTTCCATCACCATCTTGCGGGCGTTTTCGGCGCGCGCGTTGTTGGTGGTGACGACCATGCCTTCAGAGGGTTCGCGGATACAGGAGGCCGCCAGCGTGCGCTCGCCTTCGATCTCGACCATGCAGGCACGGCAGTTGCCGTCCGGGCGGTAGCCCGGCTGCGGTTTGTGGCACAGATGCGGGATTTTCAGCCCGCGGCCGTTAGCGACTTCCCAGATGGTCAGGCCCTTGTCCGCCGTGACCTGTTCGCCATCGAGTGTGAATGTGACTTTATCGCTCATGGCTCAGACCTCATCCGGAAAATGTTTCATGGTCAGGCGGATCGGGTTGGGTGCGGCCTGACCCAGACCGCAGATCGACGCGTCGACCATTGCGGTGCTCAGCTCTTCCAGCAGGCCCTGATCCCACTTCTTCTCGCTCATCAGCTTGACAGCTTTCTCGCAGCCCACCCGGCACGGGGTGCACTGGCCGCAGCTTTCGTCTTCGAAGAAGCGCAGCATGTTCAGCGCCGCGTCACGGGCCGAGTCCTGATCGGACAGCACCACCACAGCGGCGGAACCGA
It encodes the following:
- a CDS encoding NADH:flavin oxidoreductase, which gives rise to MSKDPLLQPYQLKHLTLRNRIMTTSHEPAYPEDGMPKERYAAYHAERAKAGVALTMTAGSAAVSRDSPPVFNNILAYKDEVVPWIRNLTDQVHDHGAAAMIQLTHLGRRTGWSKGDWLPSVSSSRHREPAHRSFPKLAEDWDITRIISDFADAAERMKEGGMDGIELQVYGHLLDQFWSPLTNDLDGPYGGRTLDSRMKFPMDVLQAVRGRVGSEFIVGLRYTADEAEEGGITPEEGLEISKRLAASGMVDFLNVIRGRIHTDPAMTDVIPVQGMKSAPHLDFAGEVKKATGMPTFHAARIPDVATARHAVASGLLDMVGMTRAHMADPHIVKKIMEGREDDIRPCVGATYCLDRIYQAGEALCIHNAATGRELTMPHQIAPAEARKKVVIVGAGPGGLEAARVAAERGHDVTVFEAAAEPGGQVRLTAQNPRRAEMIGIIDWRMAQCAARDVAFRFNTWAEAEDVLVLDPDVVILATGGTPCMMLHETGADLPHAVSSWDIISGDVKPAGHVLIYDESGDHPGLMAAEVAANAGARVEVMTPDRTFAPDIMGMNLVPYMRALQDKDATFTVARRLQGLARNGNRLTASIGTDYSGHSYEAQYDQVVLNYGTLPLDGLYFELKEASANRGQVDQNALISSLPQTIRSNPAGRFQLFRIGDAVSARNIHAAIYDALRLMKEI
- a CDS encoding TetR/AcrR family transcriptional regulator — protein: MDTQDITRPRLSEEDWLTAAYQVLTESGVEAVKVMPLAKRLGVSRTSFYWHFKDREELLEAMVRRWEERNTGNLVARTEAYAESIAEAMFNLFDCWIDPELFDARLDLAIRNWARNDSRLQARLNLADARREQAMTDMFVRFGYPETDAVIRARAMIYTQIGYISMQVHEGTEYRISLMPGWIKVFTGTSPEQRELDRFLARHR
- the fdhF gene encoding formate dehydrogenase subunit alpha; protein product: MSDKVTFTLDGEQVTADKGLTIWEVANGRGLKIPHLCHKPQPGYRPDGNCRACMVEIEGERTLAASCIREPSEGMVVTTNNARAENARKMVMELLVADQPKREEAHDKSSHMWDMAELNGVTESRFPKLEEGRIPLLDDSHVAMKVNLDACISCGLCVRACREVQVNDVIGMAGRGHDAYPTFDIADPMGQSTCVACGECVQACPTGALMPATVLDDNQVGDSKDYDSETESVCPFCGVGCKVSLKVKDGKVKHVEGINGPANEGRLCVKGRFGFDYIHHPHRLTKPLIRRDDAPAKGLNVDPGNLSTHFREASWEEAMDLAAKGLMRLRDENPKSVAGFGSAKCTNEEAYLFQKFIRQGFKHNNVDHCTRLCHASSVAALIENVGSGAVTATFNEIENADVAIVIGSNPIENHPVAATYFKQFTKRGGKLIVMDPRGVGLRRFATEMVQFRPGADVSMLNAIMSVIVEEGLYDQEYIDKYTENWEAEKQHLAQFTPEKMSEICGVSPEQLRSVARTFAGGKAGLIFWGMGVSQHIHGTDNSRCLISLALMTGNVGKPGAGLHPLRGQNNVQGASDAGLIPMFLPDYQTVTSDDVRKSFTDVWGGGDFSNEKGLTVTEIVDQAYAGNIKGMYIQGENPAMSDPDADHARDAFAKLELMIVQDIFLTETANYADIILPASALYEKNGTVSNTNRQVQRVRPAVPPPGEAREDWQVTVELAQRIGLPWDYKDVSEVFAEMKLNMKSLNNITWERLETETITYPSLHETDPGQAIVFGDGFPRPEGRARFTPASVIPPDEAPDADYPMIMTTGRQLEHWHTGSMTRRSKVLDAVEPEANCSLNPRTLMMMGIEPGEMIRLSTRRGSIEIMARADRAIAEDMVFVPFAYVEAAANILTNPALDPYGKIPEFKFSAVKVEKIEGQIAAE